In the Chloroflexia bacterium SDU3-3 genome, one interval contains:
- a CDS encoding GNAT family N-acetyltransferase, whose amino-acid sequence MITITNTRPEHFAQLEELQKICYPSLAADELLRVEHLARHHQIFPEGQHVALDGDRAVGMSATFRIDIDFAHPDHSFAEIMGYGFFSNHDPAGPYLYGADMCAHPDFRRRGIASGLYDARKQLIRSLGMRGMVAGGMIPGFRHHRDRMTVEEYVAQVARGELTDPTLTPQLRNGFVVRGVLHEYLHDAELGNDASLIVWENPDLVAA is encoded by the coding sequence ATGATAACCATCACCAACACCCGCCCCGAGCACTTCGCCCAGCTGGAGGAGCTGCAGAAGATCTGCTACCCCTCGCTCGCCGCCGACGAGCTGCTGCGCGTTGAGCACCTGGCCCGCCACCACCAGATCTTCCCCGAGGGCCAGCACGTGGCCCTGGATGGCGACCGCGCCGTGGGCATGAGCGCCACCTTCCGCATCGACATCGACTTCGCCCACCCCGACCACTCGTTCGCCGAGATCATGGGCTACGGCTTCTTTAGCAACCACGACCCGGCAGGCCCCTACCTCTACGGGGCCGACATGTGCGCCCACCCCGACTTCCGGCGGCGCGGCATCGCATCCGGCCTCTACGACGCCCGCAAGCAGCTCATCCGCAGCCTGGGCATGCGCGGCATGGTCGCAGGCGGCATGATCCCCGGCTTCCGCCACCACCGCGACCGCATGACCGTGGAGGAGTACGTGGCCCAGGTGGCGCGCGGCGAGCTGACCGACCCCACGCTCACGCCGCAGCTGCGCAACGGCTTCGTGGTGCGTGGCGTGCTCCACGAGTACCTGCACGACGCCGAGCTAGGCAACGACGCGTCGCTGATCGTCTGGGAGAACCCCGACCTGGTGGCGGCGTGA
- a CDS encoding peptidase C45, whose product MFPIIEVSGGPRERGRQYGQQAAALVRRSVASYARLFAFTRGVDWRQAHGEALRYLPVIERHAPDIAEEMRGIAEGAGLPFESVLALNCRTELIAGVRAERPHALFEQAVAANRALGAQPVGECTAAAALPEATAGGAALLAQTWDWYGEQRAACVVLRIAAPGEPVVATVTEAGIVAKLGMNSAGLAVSLNILYTDQDGLEPGVPVHIQLRRMLQRRSVAEAAALPREACAGASSCITAVDAAGGGVCMEISPGGVSAVAPSAGLLAHSNHCLCPPALGSERPIAEGASTVPRYERAMALLHAAHGQIGVAHMQAILRDHDADPLCICRHPDPASPLAYQPESVLGAVMDVSSGELHLAPDIPCLVPFERLRLL is encoded by the coding sequence ATGTTCCCGATCATCGAGGTCTCCGGCGGCCCACGCGAGCGCGGACGCCAGTACGGCCAGCAGGCCGCCGCGCTGGTGCGCCGCAGCGTGGCCAGCTACGCGCGGCTGTTCGCCTTCACGCGCGGGGTGGACTGGCGGCAGGCCCACGGCGAGGCCCTGCGCTACCTGCCCGTGATCGAGCGGCACGCCCCCGACATCGCCGAGGAGATGCGCGGCATCGCCGAGGGCGCGGGCCTGCCCTTCGAGTCGGTGCTGGCGCTCAACTGCCGCACCGAGCTGATCGCGGGCGTGCGCGCCGAGCGGCCCCACGCCCTGTTCGAACAGGCCGTGGCCGCCAACCGCGCGCTGGGCGCGCAGCCCGTGGGCGAGTGCACCGCCGCCGCCGCCCTGCCCGAGGCCACGGCGGGCGGCGCGGCCCTGCTGGCCCAGACATGGGACTGGTACGGCGAGCAGCGCGCCGCCTGCGTGGTGCTGCGCATCGCCGCCCCCGGCGAGCCGGTGGTGGCCACCGTCACCGAGGCCGGGATCGTGGCCAAGCTGGGCATGAACAGCGCCGGGCTGGCTGTGAGCCTCAACATCCTCTACACCGACCAGGACGGCCTGGAGCCGGGGGTGCCCGTCCACATCCAGCTGCGCCGCATGCTCCAGCGCCGCAGCGTGGCCGAGGCCGCCGCGCTGCCCCGCGAGGCCTGCGCCGGGGCCTCCTCGTGCATCACGGCGGTGGATGCGGCGGGCGGCGGGGTGTGCATGGAGATCTCGCCGGGCGGCGTGAGCGCGGTAGCGCCCAGCGCGGGGCTGCTGGCCCACAGCAACCACTGCCTGTGCCCGCCCGCCCTGGGCAGCGAGCGCCCCATCGCCGAGGGCGCGAGCACGGTGCCACGCTACGAGCGCGCCATGGCCCTGCTGCACGCGGCCCACGGCCAGATCGGCGTGGCGCACATGCAGGCTATCCTGCGCGACCACGACGCCGACCCGCTGTGCATCTGCCGCCACCCCGACCCGGCCTCGCCCCTGGCCTACCAGCCCGAGAGCGTGCTGGGCGCGGTGATGGACGTCTCCTCCGGCGAGCTGCACCTGGCCCCCGACATCCCCTGCCTCGTCCCCTTCGAGCGACTGCGCCTGCTGTAG